Genomic segment of Kibdelosporangium phytohabitans:
ACCAACCGGTGGGTGCCGGGAACCGAACGCACCGAAGGCGAGCACCCGTTCCGCAAGCACCTCGAAGACCTGCGCCTCGGCGACACGGTCGTGGCCGGGCCGCGTGAGGTGACCTTGGCCGACATCGAGCACTTCGCCGAGTTCACCGGCGACACGTTCTACGCCCACATGAACGAGGAAGCCGCCGCGGCCAACCCGTTCTTCGGCGGGCGTGTGGCGCACGGCTACCTGGTGGTGTCGTTCGCCGCCGGCTTGTTCGTGCAGCCGGACCCCGGGCCGGTGCTGGCCAACTACGGCCTGGAGAACCTGCGGTTCCTGACGCCGACGTTCCCCGGCGACTCGTTGACGGTCACGTTGACCGCCAAGCAGATCACGCCCCGAAACGACCAGGAGTACGGCGAAGTCCGCTGGGACGCCGACGTGACCAACCAGAAAGGTGAGTCCGTCGCCAAGTACGACGTGCTCACCCTCGTGGAGAAACGGGAGAAGTCGTCGTGAACCTGGAGCAGGATTTCGACGCCACGATCGCACGCGACCAGCGGATCGAACCGCGCGACTGGATGCCGGACGGCTATCGCAAGACGATGATCCGCCAGGTCGCGCAGCACGCGCACTCCGAGATCATCGGCATGCAGCCGGAAGGCGACTGGATCACGCGGGCGCCGTCGTTGCGCCGCAAGGCGATCCTGCTGGCGAAGGTGCAGGACGAAGCGGGGCACGGGCTCTACCTGTACTCGGCGGCCGAGACGCTGGGCGCGGACCGCGACGACCTCACCGAGCGGTTGATCGGGGGACGGCAGAAGTACTCGTCGATCTTCAACTACCCGACGCTGACGTTCGCCGACGTCGGCGTGATCGGGTGGCTCGTCGACGGCGCCGCCATCTGCAACCAGGTCCCGCTCTGCCGCAGCTCCTACGGGCCGTACGCGCGGGCGATGATCCGGATCTGCAAGGAGGAGTCGTTCCACCAGCGCCAGGGCTACGAGTTGCTGATGACCATGATGAGCGGCACGCAGGCGCAGCGCGACATGGTGCAGGACGCGACCGACCGCTGGTGGTGGCCGTCGCTGATGATGTTCGGCCCGCCGGACGCGCAGTCGACCAACACCGCGCAGTCCATGGTGTGGAAGATCAAGCGGCACACCAATGACGAGCTGCGGCAGCGGTTCGTGGACATGAGCGTGCCGCAGGCCGAGAAGCTCGGCGTCACCCTGCCCGACCCCGATTTGAAGTGGAACGCCGAACGCGGCCACTACGACTTCGGCGAGATCGACTGGGCGCACTTCAAGGAAGTTGTCAGCGGAAACGGCCCCTGCAACGAGATCCGCCTGACTCGTCGCCGCAAGGCGCACGAGGGCGGCCAGTGGGTGCGTGACGCGGCCGCCGCGCACGCGGCGAAGCAACAGCGCAAGGAGGCTGTGGCATGAGCGACTGGCCACTGTACGAGGTGTTCGTGCGCGGAAAGCGCGGCCTCAACCACGTCCATGTCGGTTCGTTGCACGCGGCCGACGACGAGATGGCTGTGCGCAACGCCCGTGACCTGTACACACGTCGCAATGAAGGCGTGAGCATCTGGGTTGTTAAGGCGGACTTCATAACGGCGTCGAGCCCGGACGAGAAGGACCCGTTCTTCGCGCCGAGCGGCGACAAGGTCTACCGGCACCCCACGTTCTACGACATCCCCGACGACGTCCCCCATATGTGAGCGCGCCATGTCCTTTGACAACGCCTACGAGGCGCTTACCGAAGACAACGACACCCGCTGGGCATTCGGCACCGGGTTCGCGGATCCGCTCGCGGGCATCGACACCACCGTCCCGTCCGGTGTGGACGCGGCCGAACTGGCCCGCTCGTGCCTGTGGCTCGGCGACGACGCGCTGATCATGTCGCATCGGCTGCAGGAGTGGTGTGCCTCGGCGCCGGAGCTGGAGGACGAGGTCGCGCTCGCGAACATCGCCCTCGACCTGCTCGGCCAGGCGCGGCTGTTGCTCGCCCGCGCGGCCAAGGCCGATCCGTCGCTCGTGCCGGCCGTCGACCAGTCCGATGAGGACGCGCTGGCGTTCTTCCGCGACGCGGCGGACTTCCGCAACGTCCGGCTGGTCGAGCTCGGCGGCGGCGACTTCGCGTTCCTGATGGCCAGACTGCTGGTGTTCAGCACGTGGCGGCTGGCTGTTTTCCAGCGCCTGGCCGGTTCGCCGGACCAGGTGGTCGCGGCCATCGCGGCCAAGGGGATCAAGGAACTGGCCTACCACCGCGACTACGCGGCCCGCTGGGTGGTCCGCCTCGGTGACGGCACGGACTTGTCGCACGAGCGGATGCAAGCTGGGCTCGACGCGGTGTGGCCGTACGTCGACGAGCTGTTCGACAGTGATACGTCCCTGCGCGCGGAGTTCGACGCCGTGATGTCGCAGGTCATCACGGCTGGCGCGCTCAAACAGCCACCTGTGCGTCAGGCGACGGACACCGGGCAACTGGAGCCGTTGCTGGCCGAAATGCAGAGCGTCGCACGGGCCTATCCGGACGCGACATGGTGAGCGCGCGTGCCGTGGCGGAGACGGTGACGGACCCCGAACTGCCCATGCTGACCCTGGCCGATCTCGGCGTCCTGCGTGACGTCAGGGAAACCGCGGACGGCGTGGTCGTGACCATCACGCCGACGTACACGGGATGTCCCGCCATGGATGCCATGCGTGCCGACCTGTCCACCGCGTTGCACCGAGCCGGATTCGATGCCGTCGATGTCCGCACGGTGTTGTCGCCTGCGTGGACCACCGACTGGATCACAGCGGCAGGCCGGGACAAACTCGCCAAGGCCGGGATCGCGCCACCCGGTGCGGCGCAGCGCACCAGCGGCCCGATCCCGCTGACGCTGACCGCGCCGCCGAAGCGTGTGCCGTGTCCGCAATGCGGTTCGTCGGACACCGAACTGCTGTCGGAGTTCAGTGCGACGGCGTGCAAGGCGCTCCGCCGTTGCCGTGCTTGCGCCGAGCCGTTCGAGCATGTCAAGGAGATCTGAAAAGTGACTCAAGATCTGCTTATAAGGCTGACCGCGGGCGCGGAAGGTCTGCTTACAGGGGCCGGACATGGGTACTGAAGATTTGCTTACAAGGTCCAGCACCGGCGCGGTTCACTCGCGCCGCAGGCCCGAGTTCCACGAGCTGACGGTGGCGCACGTGGAGCGCCTCTGCGACGACGCCGTGGCGGTGACGTTCGACGTACCGCTTGAGCTGCAGGCCGAGTTCGAGTTCCGCGCGGGCCAGTCGTTGACGTTGCGGCGGGTCATCGACGGCCGGGACGAGCGGCGGTCGTACTCGATCTGCGCCATGGCCGGTACGAAGCCGCGGATCGGCGTGCGCGAAGTACCAGGCGGCGCGTTCTCGCCGTGGCTCGTGCACGAGGTCCGCCCCGGCGACCGCGTCGAGGTCCTGCCGCCGACCGGTACCTTCACCCCGGACACGGTCCCCGCCCGGCACGTGCTGCTTGCGGCTGGCTCAGGGATCACGCCAGTCATGTCGATCCTGTCGACGGTCCTGCGTGACCCGGCGGCGACAGCGGTGGTCCTCTACGGCAACCGCCGCACCAATACAGTCATGTTCGCGGATGAGCTCGCGGATCTCAAGGATCGCTACACAGCGCGTATGGAACTGGTGCACGTGCTGTCCCGCGAACCGAGGGAAGCCGAGCTGTTCACCGGACGGCTGGACGGCGAGAAACTCCGGACCTTGCTGCCGCTGCTGGTCCAGGTCGCCACGGTTGACCATTGGTGGCTGTGCGGCCCGTTCGGCATGGTGACCGAGGCCCGCGAGGTCCTCGCGGAACTGGGCGTTCCCCGTGAACGCATCCACTTCGAACTGTTCTACGTGGAGGACACGCCACCGGAGCAGGTCCACCACGTCGACCAGGTGGCAACCGGTCCCAGCGCCGAGGTGACGGTCCGGCTCGACGGGAGGACCACCACGACGGCCGTCCCCCGCGAGACGACCTTGCTGGAAGGCGCGCAGCGCGTGCGCCCCGACCTCCCGTTCGCCTGCAAAGGCGGGGTGTGCGGGACCTGCCGCGCCAAGGTGGTCAGCGGGAAGGTCCACATGCGCCGCAACTTCGCGTTGGAAGACGCCGAGGTGGACGCCGGGTTCGTGGTCACGTGCCAGACCGTGCCGACCTCGGACGCGGTGGAGATCGATTTCGACCAGTGAGCAGTGCGGACCTCGGTGTTGTCACCGAGGTCGCCTGCCGGCCTACTGCTGGTCGGAGATGTGCCAGTGCGGCAGCCGGGCGCCCGCGAGGAACGTGTTGCCGGTCAGCACGCCGCCGGTGGCGGTGCACTTCGAGTCGAGCGTGTTGTTGGTGACGATCAGCTGGCCCACGTTCGGGATGCCGATCTCGGTACGCGTGTCGCCCGTGTTGACCTCGGCCTGCGACTGACCCAGCGCCTGGTTGCCGGTGGCGGACGTGCGCGCCGCCTTCACCTCGACACGCACGACGCCCGGCACCACGATGTTCTGCGGGCTGTCACTGCCGCCCGGCGGGAACTCCTCCTTCAACGGGCTGACTATCGTCTGCCCGAACACGTTTCCGTTGACCAGTTCCGCCTTGGAGTAGGCCTTGCCCTCGGCGGCCACGGCCGGGCCGGCTGTGATGGCGAGTCCGATCGCCGTGACACCCGCGGTGGCAAAGGTCCTGCGCACGATGGTTGAACGCATGGGATTTCCTTTCGCTCGCTCTGCCACCAGATAGTGGGTGGCGCGTGCGGAGCGAATCGAGCCGTGCACGGGTCGTTACCGCCCGGCGGCTACTGATCTACCCCAGCTGGGGTAGGCGCGGGAAAGTGCCGTCATCGCCGGTCGGCGCGGCCATCTACGCCGCGACCAACCGGAAGGGGACCACTGTGTACCAGGCACGGATCCGGGCTGCCCTGCTCACCTCGGCGGCCGTGCTGCTCGCCGCGGGATGCACCAGCGACACGCGGTGGAACAGACAGTGCGGACACTGTTCGAGGCCGTCGGACCGGCATACGTGTCCTATGACGACAGCAAGCTGCGCACTCTGTCGACGGACAAGTGCCCGCTGTGCGGGCTCTGGGGCCAGACGGCGAAGGCACTGGGGGAGAAGAAGGTCACGGTCAACCTGGCCGACGTCGAAATGGCCGTGCGCGCCGTCACCGACGTGCGCGCTGACGCCACCCACGCGGAGGCACAGGCCGTGGTCAACACCGCCGACGTCAGCGACCCGGCGACACCCCGCAGCGACGGCAAGTACAAGCCGCAGTTGGTGCGCGGCGAGCCGGGTGGGCGAGTAGACGCCGTGCAGCCACTGGTGGGCCGAGACGGGCCCGGGAGCCCTGGCCGCGCTGGTGCGCCACACCCCCGAAACTACGGTGAGTGAGCGAACCGGTCGTGCGGCGGCGTTCGCGGATATTCACCCGGACGGCTCAACGGCCGGTCCGGGCCGTCCTGCCGGGCGGCGCCGAGGCGGCGGGCACAGCGACTCCGCAAGCCCGCCGCCCGTCCTGCCGCATCAGCAGGATGCCTGGTAGAGCCACTCGTTGCCGGTGAACCACTCGTTGCCCGCGAACCACTCATTCCCGGCGAACCACTCGTTGCCAGTGAACCACTCGTTGCCGTGCCGGACCCACTCGTTGCCGTTCATGGCCGTTCCTCTCTGTACACATCGGACCGGAACAAGACCCCCGACTGGCCGAAAGACAGCGGGTGACTTGGCCGATTACCGTTCACCGGGTGACCCGCGTTCGAGATACGGGCCTGGAGATGAGTGTGAACCCCAGGCTGCGCTGGGTCTCGCCCCGAAAGTGGCGACTGTGGTCGCTGCCACCGGCGTCGCTGGCATATGTGCTGGTCACGAACCTGGTAGCCGTCCTGGTCACAGTGATGGCGAGCCTGCATGTGACCGTAAGTAGCACCGAATGGGTGTGGTTCGCGGTGCTCGCCACGGCCTCACTGCTCCATCTGGAGGCGGCCCGGAGCATCGAACGCAGGCGGGAACAGACGGGCGAGGGCATCCCGTACACCAACCTGAAATCACTCTGGGTGTTCACCGGGGTTCTGCTGTTGCCACTGCCGCTCGTCATCGTCCTGGTGGTGATCGCGTACGCGTACTGCGCCGTTCGGGTCTACGGCCCGTTCGTGTGGCACCGCAAGATCTTCTCCGCCGCCACGTTCGTCCTCGCCAGTACGTGTGCGTCCGCCGTGCTCCACGCGGGTGGCCTGGAAACCGCACCACGGGTTCCCGTCGGTCCGTGGTCGCTGGTCATCGTGGTCGCCGCGGCCACCACGTGGTGGCTGATCAACTACGCGCTGGTCGTCGGCGCGATCCTGCTGGCCTCACCGGACACCAGCGCCCGCAGCGCGCTGGGCGACCTGTCCGAACAGCTCGTGGTGGCCGCCGCGCTCGGCCTGGGCATCGCGGTCGCCGCGCTGGAAGCGTCCAACCCGTGGGTTGTGCCGGTGCTGATGGTCACCGTGCTCGCCCTGCACCGGGACCTCCTGCTGCCGCAGTACCAGCGCCAGGCCCGCACCGACGACAAGACCGGGCTGGCCGCGCCGACGTTCTGGTCCCAGGTGGTCGGTGCCGAGCTGAGCCGGGCCCAGCTCGTCGGCGGCAACGTCGGCGTGCTGATGATGGACGTCGACAAGTTCAGCGAGATCAACAACAGCTACGGACACCCCGCCGGCGACCAGGTGCTCCAGTCGGTCGTCCGAGTGGTCCGCTCGGAGATCCGCCGCGGCGACCTGGCCGCGCGCTGGGGCGGCGACGAACTCGCCGTCG
This window contains:
- the paaB gene encoding 1,2-phenylacetyl-CoA epoxidase subunit PaaB translates to MSDWPLYEVFVRGKRGLNHVHVGSLHAADDEMAVRNARDLYTRRNEGVSIWVVKADFITASSPDEKDPFFAPSGDKVYRHPTFYDIPDDVPHM
- the paaD gene encoding 1,2-phenylacetyl-CoA epoxidase subunit PaaD; protein product: MVSARAVAETVTDPELPMLTLADLGVLRDVRETADGVVVTITPTYTGCPAMDAMRADLSTALHRAGFDAVDVRTVLSPAWTTDWITAAGRDKLAKAGIAPPGAAQRTSGPIPLTLTAPPKRVPCPQCGSSDTELLSEFSATACKALRRCRACAEPFEHVKEI
- the paaE gene encoding 1,2-phenylacetyl-CoA epoxidase subunit PaaE; the encoded protein is MGTEDLLTRSSTGAVHSRRRPEFHELTVAHVERLCDDAVAVTFDVPLELQAEFEFRAGQSLTLRRVIDGRDERRSYSICAMAGTKPRIGVREVPGGAFSPWLVHEVRPGDRVEVLPPTGTFTPDTVPARHVLLAAGSGITPVMSILSTVLRDPAATAVVLYGNRRTNTVMFADELADLKDRYTARMELVHVLSREPREAELFTGRLDGEKLRTLLPLLVQVATVDHWWLCGPFGMVTEAREVLAELGVPRERIHFELFYVEDTPPEQVHHVDQVATGPSAEVTVRLDGRTTTTAVPRETTLLEGAQRVRPDLPFACKGGVCGTCRAKVVSGKVHMRRNFALEDAEVDAGFVVTCQTVPTSDAVEIDFDQ
- the paaC gene encoding 1,2-phenylacetyl-CoA epoxidase subunit PaaC gives rise to the protein MSFDNAYEALTEDNDTRWAFGTGFADPLAGIDTTVPSGVDAAELARSCLWLGDDALIMSHRLQEWCASAPELEDEVALANIALDLLGQARLLLARAAKADPSLVPAVDQSDEDALAFFRDAADFRNVRLVELGGGDFAFLMARLLVFSTWRLAVFQRLAGSPDQVVAAIAAKGIKELAYHRDYAARWVVRLGDGTDLSHERMQAGLDAVWPYVDELFDSDTSLRAEFDAVMSQVITAGALKQPPVRQATDTGQLEPLLAEMQSVARAYPDATW
- a CDS encoding GGDEF domain-containing protein, which produces MTRVRDTGLEMSVNPRLRWVSPRKWRLWSLPPASLAYVLVTNLVAVLVTVMASLHVTVSSTEWVWFAVLATASLLHLEAARSIERRREQTGEGIPYTNLKSLWVFTGVLLLPLPLVIVLVVIAYAYCAVRVYGPFVWHRKIFSAATFVLASTCASAVLHAGGLETAPRVPVGPWSLVIVVAAATTWWLINYALVVGAILLASPDTSARSALGDLSEQLVVAAALGLGIAVAALEASNPWVVPVLMVTVLALHRDLLLPQYQRQARTDDKTGLAAPTFWSQVVGAELSRAQLVGGNVGVLMMDVDKFSEINNSYGHPAGDQVLQSVVRVVRSEIRRGDLAARWGGDELAVVLPGTTSAELQMAGERIRRRLASTPVSIIHAKTGKTLVLEGVTVSMGAAVYPESGVDVDRLVLAADAALLAAKEAGRNQICLATPCENGVVVPPAIPVQAHSRRRRTDIPS
- the paaA gene encoding 1,2-phenylacetyl-CoA epoxidase subunit PaaA is translated as MNLEQDFDATIARDQRIEPRDWMPDGYRKTMIRQVAQHAHSEIIGMQPEGDWITRAPSLRRKAILLAKVQDEAGHGLYLYSAAETLGADRDDLTERLIGGRQKYSSIFNYPTLTFADVGVIGWLVDGAAICNQVPLCRSSYGPYARAMIRICKEESFHQRQGYELLMTMMSGTQAQRDMVQDATDRWWWPSLMMFGPPDAQSTNTAQSMVWKIKRHTNDELRQRFVDMSVPQAEKLGVTLPDPDLKWNAERGHYDFGEIDWAHFKEVVSGNGPCNEIRLTRRRKAHEGGQWVRDAAAAHAAKQQRKEAVA